From Zhongshania aliphaticivorans, one genomic window encodes:
- a CDS encoding bestrophin family ion channel encodes MAQPFLYNYDSLLIIGVLFLLIVLLNEVGFRIGRFVQHSTDSEVKTLTGSIQGSILGLLALLLGFTFSMSMQRFDGRSEALIAEANAIGTASLRVQLLPVQFQDEANALLARYVDMRIAIGKVDLSHALERKKYNQTIAALQSELWALAVAATNADPRPVTSGAFVNSLNEMIDSQGKRNALQQMRVPEVVLLLLFTVFIASGGMLGYSSGLSGKRVVAPTLMVSFLIAMIVFIIIDLDRPKRGLIMVDQSSLLALQNAPVTQLGHSN; translated from the coding sequence ATGGCCCAGCCCTTTCTTTATAATTACGACAGTCTGTTGATTATCGGTGTTTTGTTTCTTCTTATTGTCTTGTTGAATGAAGTCGGTTTTAGAATCGGTCGCTTTGTGCAACACAGTACGGATTCCGAGGTAAAGACGCTGACGGGATCGATCCAGGGTAGTATTCTCGGCTTGTTAGCGCTGTTATTAGGTTTTACCTTCAGCATGTCTATGCAGCGTTTTGACGGCCGTAGTGAGGCTTTAATTGCCGAAGCCAATGCTATTGGCACTGCGAGCTTACGGGTGCAACTATTGCCGGTGCAGTTTCAGGACGAGGCCAATGCCTTGCTGGCACGTTATGTTGATATGCGGATTGCGATTGGTAAGGTTGATTTAAGCCACGCCTTGGAGCGCAAAAAATACAATCAAACGATTGCCGCGCTGCAGAGTGAATTGTGGGCGCTGGCTGTGGCGGCAACCAATGCCGACCCGCGCCCGGTAACGTCTGGGGCCTTTGTTAACTCCTTGAATGAAATGATCGACAGCCAAGGCAAACGCAATGCCCTGCAGCAAATGCGGGTGCCGGAAGTTGTGCTCTTACTGTTGTTTACGGTGTTTATTGCCTCTGGCGGCATGCTGGGGTATTCAAGCGGTTTAAGTGGTAAACGAGTGGTGGCGCCGACCCTGATGGTGTCGTTTTTAATTGCCATGATTGTGTTTATTATTATTGATCTTGATCGCCCCAAGCGGGGCTTAATTATGGTTGATCAAAGTAGTTTACTGGCTTTGCAGAATGCGCCAGTAACGCAATTGGGCCATAGCAATTAA
- the fliI gene encoding flagellar protein export ATPase FliI, with the protein MQQRFALYRQRLSGVGKPIVEGQLKRVVGTMLEAVGCKAPVGGYCLVEAADGDWLETEVVGFAADKILLMPTGELRGVMPNARVIPIAKGSDFPVGDELLGRVLDGAAKPLDGKGPLHCKQTRSINGTPINPLLRQPIREPLDVGVRSINSLLTVGRGQRLGLFAGSGVGKSVLLGMMTRFTEADVVVVALIGERGREVKEFIDSILGTEDMKRAVVIATPADHPPLMRMRGAWLATSIAEHFRDQGKQVLLLMDSLTRFAQAQREVALATGEPPATKGYPPSVFARLPALVERAGNGAVGGGSITAFYTVLAEGDDQNDPIVDSARAILDGHIVLSRALADAGHFPAIDVERSVSRAMNDITDKSHQDQVRYFRQMYSLYQQNRDLITIGAYQRGSDARLDHAVGLWPNMVKFLQQAYDQSEPFDSSLDQLNLLLDDA; encoded by the coding sequence ATACAGCAGCGCTTTGCCTTGTATAGACAGCGCCTAAGCGGTGTTGGAAAACCGATAGTCGAGGGCCAGCTCAAAAGGGTGGTAGGCACGATGCTGGAGGCCGTGGGCTGTAAAGCGCCGGTAGGTGGCTATTGCCTGGTTGAAGCCGCAGATGGTGATTGGTTAGAAACCGAAGTGGTCGGCTTTGCCGCCGATAAAATTTTACTTATGCCCACGGGTGAGCTGCGCGGCGTAATGCCCAATGCCAGAGTTATTCCCATTGCCAAGGGCTCAGACTTCCCCGTGGGTGATGAGTTATTAGGTCGGGTGCTGGATGGCGCGGCCAAACCGCTGGACGGCAAAGGACCTTTGCATTGCAAGCAAACTCGCTCGATCAATGGCACGCCGATTAACCCCCTGTTGCGCCAGCCTATTCGCGAGCCTTTGGATGTAGGGGTGCGCTCAATAAACTCACTGCTAACGGTGGGCCGCGGGCAGCGTTTAGGTTTATTTGCCGGTAGCGGCGTAGGTAAAAGCGTGTTGCTGGGCATGATGACCCGCTTTACCGAGGCCGATGTGGTGGTGGTGGCCTTAATTGGCGAACGTGGCCGCGAGGTAAAGGAGTTTATTGACAGCATTCTTGGCACTGAAGACATGAAGCGGGCGGTGGTCATCGCAACACCAGCAGATCATCCGCCACTGATGCGTATGCGGGGGGCATGGCTGGCAACATCGATTGCTGAGCATTTTCGTGATCAGGGTAAGCAAGTGTTATTACTTATGGATTCGTTAACCCGATTCGCCCAAGCTCAACGTGAGGTGGCCTTGGCCACGGGTGAGCCACCTGCGACGAAGGGTTATCCGCCGTCAGTTTTTGCTCGCCTACCGGCACTTGTCGAACGTGCGGGTAATGGCGCCGTTGGTGGCGGCTCAATAACGGCGTTTTATACTGTGCTTGCTGAGGGTGATGACCAAAATGACCCCATAGTGGATTCAGCGCGAGCGATTCTAGATGGTCATATTGTGCTGTCGCGGGCCTTGGCTGATGCCGGGCATTTCCCTGCCATTGACGTGGAGCGTTCAGTAAGTCGAGCCATGAATGATATTACCGATAAGAGCCATCAAGATCAGGTGCGCTATTTTCGGCAGATGTACTCGCTTTATCAGCAAAATCGCGACCTTATTACGATTGGCGCCTACCAGCGGGGCAGTGATGCCCGTTTGGATCACGCCGTTGGCTTGTGGCCGAATATGGTGAAATTCCTGCAGCAAGCCTATGATCAATCAGAGCCGTTCGACAGTTCGCTTGATCAGCTAAATTTATTACTGGATGACGCATAA
- the fliG gene encoding flagellar motor switch protein FliG gives MAAGAGGKGSEKAALFLLMLGEEQASKVLQFVDPHEVELIGTAMAAIRSVDNQRAEAVVDDFRMSMQSETSLGVGVHGYVRKLFTSTLGEQKGATLADRVLGDEESQEMNSLRWLEPDALLHMLKDEHPQLIAITMAHMDQEQAGALLKQMAPDLQDDIVMRIANMQTIPQAAMRQLQTVLKKKLSVTATFKNRKIDGALTVAGIMNGLDQEAETRILESVAKKNEALSEKIQDLMFLFSNLINIPDKGIQLLLREVSSDILPMALKGADQKVRDKIMGNMSKRAREMLIEDMEARGPMKLSDVEAAQKDILAVARKLAEAGQIDLGRGGNDDYV, from the coding sequence ATGGCAGCAGGTGCGGGTGGTAAGGGCAGTGAAAAAGCGGCCTTGTTTCTATTGATGCTGGGTGAAGAACAGGCATCTAAGGTGCTGCAATTTGTTGACCCCCATGAAGTAGAGCTCATTGGCACCGCGATGGCTGCTATTCGCAGTGTGGACAATCAGCGCGCCGAGGCGGTGGTCGACGATTTTAGAATGTCGATGCAGTCGGAGACGTCGCTTGGGGTCGGTGTGCACGGCTATGTGCGCAAATTATTTACCTCGACGCTCGGTGAGCAAAAAGGCGCGACCTTGGCTGATCGGGTATTGGGTGACGAAGAATCACAGGAGATGAATTCCCTGCGCTGGTTGGAACCCGACGCCCTGCTACATATGTTGAAAGATGAACATCCACAGTTGATCGCCATTACCATGGCGCATATGGACCAAGAGCAGGCTGGCGCGTTGTTGAAGCAAATGGCGCCGGATTTGCAAGATGATATTGTGATGCGCATTGCCAATATGCAGACAATTCCGCAAGCGGCCATGCGTCAGTTACAAACGGTATTAAAGAAAAAGCTTTCGGTTACGGCAACCTTTAAAAACCGCAAAATTGATGGAGCGCTGACCGTAGCCGGGATTATGAATGGCTTAGATCAGGAAGCGGAAACACGGATTTTGGAGTCGGTTGCGAAAAAGAATGAGGCACTGTCTGAGAAAATTCAGGACCTGATGTTCTTGTTTAGCAACTTGATTAATATTCCTGACAAGGGCATTCAATTATTACTTCGAGAGGTCAGCTCCGATATTTTACCCATGGCCTTAAAAGGCGCCGACCAAAAAGTGCGCGATAAGATTATGGGCAATATGTCCAAACGCGCTAGAGAGATGTTAATTGAAGACATGGAAGCGCGTGGGCCAATGAAGTTGAGCGATGTTGAAGCTGCCCAGAAAGATATACTCGCCGTCGCCAGAAAATTGGCGGAAGCAGGGCAAATCGATTTAGGGCGCGGCGGTAATGATGATTATGTGTGA
- a CDS encoding flagellar hook-length control protein FliK, with product MPSSSLPALSSSEAVQSGRAAVKGANASDSTSQLPFNQLLAGNMGKASHLQADTDTPSDADAPALLNEEAGDGLNVLAQNFASGKDLPLVGKDLPLTLPVSAANTALAGGADSLDAEHSVVGWQQVQIDWSRTQLGAAMSIDDNKALSGGNRGQQAVDQLLLQQAKLLQSENQGKAPMLLAATQPALTPQTTGFAAALQGAVAVGEGLMQSKGQKLESLNVDVELGDLAAMSQLKDGLNSASSSASRAPVALTMSQSLVDNPGWGQAMAARIGMMMNNGVHTATMQLNPAELGSIHIQLSMQGDSTSVQFQTQNGDTSDLIEKMLPRLNSSLEQQGLRLDEVKVSHNPNLGNGAAANGNQQFAGESAGQRDLNGRAANADLASSDKRDDELGNQADVLAASDGKLAVDYYA from the coding sequence ATGCCGTCTAGCTCTCTTCCCGCGCTGAGTAGCAGCGAAGCAGTTCAGTCAGGGCGCGCCGCCGTGAAAGGGGCGAATGCCAGTGATTCGACCTCGCAATTGCCCTTTAATCAATTGCTTGCCGGAAATATGGGCAAGGCCAGTCATCTTCAGGCCGACACCGACACACCAAGCGATGCCGATGCTCCGGCTCTGTTAAATGAAGAAGCTGGTGATGGCTTAAACGTCTTAGCGCAGAATTTTGCGAGCGGCAAAGACTTGCCGCTAGTGGGCAAAGATTTGCCGCTCACCTTGCCTGTCAGTGCCGCTAACACCGCACTCGCGGGGGGAGCAGACAGTTTAGATGCTGAACACAGCGTAGTGGGCTGGCAGCAGGTGCAAATCGACTGGTCGCGAACTCAGCTGGGCGCAGCGATGAGCATTGACGACAACAAGGCACTGAGCGGCGGTAATCGCGGTCAACAGGCGGTAGACCAGCTTCTCTTACAGCAAGCAAAACTCCTGCAGAGCGAAAATCAGGGTAAAGCGCCAATGTTACTGGCCGCGACTCAGCCTGCGCTAACACCCCAAACAACTGGCTTTGCGGCGGCGCTGCAGGGTGCAGTTGCGGTAGGTGAGGGGCTAATGCAAAGCAAAGGCCAAAAGCTAGAAAGCCTTAACGTGGATGTTGAACTTGGTGATTTGGCGGCGATGTCGCAACTTAAAGACGGCTTAAATAGCGCGAGTAGCAGCGCATCGCGTGCGCCCGTGGCATTGACCATGAGTCAGAGCTTGGTCGACAACCCTGGTTGGGGGCAGGCTATGGCCGCACGGATTGGTATGATGATGAATAACGGTGTTCACACCGCAACTATGCAATTGAATCCAGCAGAGCTGGGTAGTATCCACATTCAGCTATCTATGCAGGGCGACAGTACCTCGGTGCAGTTTCAAACGCAGAATGGTGATACCAGTGATTTAATTGAAAAAATGCTGCCGCGCCTAAATAGCAGTCTTGAGCAGCAAGGCTTGCGCTTGGATGAGGTGAAAGTTAGTCACAACCCAAATCTTGGCAACGGCGCTGCAGCCAATGGCAACCAACAATTTGCCGGTGAGTCAGCTGGTCAGCGCGATTTAAACGGACGTGCGGCGAATGCCGACCTAGCGAGTAGTGATAAGCGCGATGATGAGTTAGGCAATCAAGCTGACGTCTTAGCTGCCAGTGACGGTAAGCTTGCGGTTGATTATTACGCCTAA
- the fliJ gene encoding flagellar export protein FliJ: MKKSQRMQTVNSLADRKEQEQAKRFAKSQKHFDHQQKKYDELKQYYREYADASQSHTAQKLDVHRLQETRHFMSKLAKAVTQQGEAVARAEANVATERQHWLDSRCRAMSLEKLTDRYREQEQQLVNTEEQRQADDLTSQRFVWSARQNMDMA, from the coding sequence ATGAAGAAATCTCAGCGTATGCAAACCGTGAATAGCTTGGCGGACCGCAAAGAACAGGAGCAGGCTAAGCGTTTTGCAAAAAGCCAAAAGCACTTTGATCACCAGCAAAAGAAATACGATGAGTTAAAACAGTATTATCGTGAATACGCTGATGCTAGCCAGAGTCACACCGCGCAAAAATTGGACGTACACCGTTTACAAGAAACCCGTCATTTTATGAGTAAGCTTGCCAAGGCGGTGACCCAGCAGGGCGAAGCCGTCGCGCGTGCTGAAGCCAATGTGGCGACCGAACGTCAGCATTGGTTAGACAGTCGCTGTCGCGCAATGAGTTTAGAGAAGCTCACTGATCGCTATCGCGAGCAGGAGCAGCAGCTGGTCAACACGGAAGAACAGCGGCAAGCAGACGACCTAACAAGTCAACGATTTGTTTGGTCGGCTCGACAAAATATGGATATGGCATAG
- a CDS encoding FliH/SctL family protein — translation MADVFQVFVPRVIDAEALNDAPEVLESAKAAVEHRTWQLPEISVLASPVSNVAARPDRDEADAPEHTRQADTFEVERKLAHDQGFQQGLKDGQQESKRLLAEQSQQLQLALAALREPLKWVDSELERELFTMTLAISKQLLRHELSLRPELIENLIHKAVAALPLSNSGFDIVLNPDDADVLRGLHAERNEVLDPAWRLIEDATVSRGGCRINSDHSRIDEELETRIQHLVAEMLGETMVPPQADENDIVERGV, via the coding sequence ATGGCGGATGTGTTCCAGGTGTTTGTGCCGCGGGTAATTGATGCCGAAGCACTTAATGATGCGCCGGAAGTGCTTGAGTCTGCGAAGGCTGCGGTCGAACACCGGACCTGGCAGTTACCTGAAATCTCGGTATTGGCGTCGCCGGTATCGAACGTGGCTGCTAGGCCTGATCGAGACGAAGCCGATGCTCCCGAACACACACGCCAGGCCGACACGTTTGAGGTGGAGCGGAAACTAGCTCATGATCAAGGTTTTCAGCAAGGGCTTAAAGACGGGCAGCAGGAATCTAAGCGTCTGTTGGCTGAACAAAGTCAGCAGTTACAACTGGCTTTGGCGGCGTTACGCGAGCCCTTGAAGTGGGTTGATAGTGAGCTAGAACGCGAGCTGTTTACAATGACCCTGGCCATATCAAAGCAATTATTACGTCACGAATTAAGTTTGCGACCTGAACTCATTGAAAATCTCATTCATAAAGCCGTGGCGGCATTACCCTTAAGTAACAGCGGCTTTGATATTGTCCTGAACCCTGACGACGCTGATGTGCTGCGAGGCTTGCACGCTGAGCGCAATGAAGTGTTGGATCCCGCTTGGCGTTTGATTGAGGATGCCACGGTAAGTCGCGGTGGCTGTCGTATTAACAGCGATCATTCAAGAATTGATGAAGAGCTGGAAACACGTATTCAGCACCTTGTTGCTGAAATGCTGGGTGAGACGATGGTGCCTCCGCAGGCAGATGAGAATGACATTGTTGAGCGCGGAGTTTAA